Proteins encoded together in one Candidatus Baltobacteraceae bacterium window:
- the rpsR gene encoding 30S ribosomal protein S18, translated as MATKTKRPPKERRPKRKPCNFCADKVLDISYRDLNRLKKYVSERGKIVPRRISGNCAKHQRMLTVAIKRARIIAFLPYVSE; from the coding sequence GTGGCGACCAAAACCAAGCGCCCGCCCAAAGAGCGGCGCCCCAAGCGCAAGCCGTGTAATTTCTGCGCGGACAAAGTACTCGACATCAGCTATCGCGATCTCAACCGCCTCAAGAAGTACGTCTCCGAGCGCGGCAAGATCGTTCCTCGCCGGATCTCCGGCAACTGCGCCAAGCATCAGCGCATGCTCACCGTCGCGATCAAGCGCGCGCGGATCATCGCGTTCCTTCCGTACGTCTCGGAGTAG
- the rplI gene encoding 50S ribosomal protein L9 produces MKLILLGDVKALGKKGDVVDVAEGYARNFLLPRKLATEADRGALAQLGSQQKAKERRDAQTLADAQALADRLAAAKLAVKAKAGGNGKLFGAVTNADVASAIQETLSVAVDKHKIEIKSQIKALGSYPVEIKLHKNVVAKTTVDVVAA; encoded by the coding sequence GTGAAGCTCATCCTTCTGGGCGACGTCAAGGCGCTAGGAAAGAAAGGCGACGTCGTCGACGTTGCCGAGGGATACGCGCGCAACTTTTTGCTGCCGCGCAAGCTTGCGACCGAAGCCGACCGTGGCGCTTTAGCGCAACTCGGTTCGCAACAGAAGGCCAAAGAGCGCCGCGACGCCCAGACGCTAGCCGACGCGCAAGCGCTTGCCGACCGTTTGGCCGCGGCGAAGCTGGCGGTCAAGGCGAAGGCCGGCGGAAACGGCAAACTGTTCGGAGCGGTGACCAACGCCGACGTCGCGTCGGCGATTCAGGAAACGCTGTCGGTGGCCGTCGACAAGCATAAGATCGAGATCAAGAGTCAAATCAAAGCGCTTGGTTCGTATCCGGTGGAAATCAAACTGCACAAGAACGTCGTTGCCAAGACGACCGTCGACGTGGTCGCAGCGTAG
- the lonC gene encoding Lon family ATP-dependent protease has translation MGSAQLYVTRFRRKFGVEDELSRYVGALYEMLSSVLGQDKVVLRAGKVNALKMMRSHHLPDRLCALQRLVFEDPTLERATTRAQQRRVIAEIEEAMADLIAQRHAEEAIERRVNEKMAERHQDYLKDLKLEALRETGGPETPASQAKLEELEALSARTLAASALQQLRPQSLREIVGQEAAVKALLAKVSSPYPQHVILYGPPGVGKTTVARLALEVAKSRPYTPFAKDAPFVESSGTTLRWDPRETINPLLGSVHDPIYQGSRREFADAGVPEPKLGLVTRAHGGVLFIDEIGEMDASLQSRLLKVLEDKRVKFESSYYDENAPNVPEYVKRLFREGAPADFILIGATTREPDDIDPAIRSRCAEIFFSPLTQHQIVTIVQAAIRRLGAKVARGVPQLIASYTIEGRKAVQIVADGFGQALYRLYPNKRAAVTKNPTITEDDVRAVVQTSRLVQHTPVKARAKREIGKTFGLGVLHYLGSIIEIEAVAFAASQHGKGTVRFNETAGTMAKDSVFNATSVLRAHAGVDMADYDVHVNVVGGGNIDGPSAGLAIFLALYSAVTKTPLPQDVAITGELSIQGKVRGVGGIVEKLYAARQAGMRCVIVPKENAREIDASLAGLEVLPVTGVEQVLRELGLHRRRAPAKNRRRSR, from the coding sequence GTGGGCAGCGCGCAGCTTTACGTCACGCGCTTTCGTCGGAAGTTCGGTGTCGAAGACGAGCTAAGCCGTTACGTCGGCGCGCTCTATGAGATGTTGTCCTCGGTGCTCGGCCAAGACAAAGTCGTGCTCCGTGCGGGCAAGGTCAACGCGCTCAAGATGATGCGCTCGCATCATCTGCCCGACCGCCTGTGCGCTCTGCAGCGTCTGGTCTTCGAAGACCCCACGCTCGAGCGCGCGACGACCCGCGCTCAACAGCGGCGCGTCATCGCGGAGATCGAGGAGGCGATGGCCGATCTCATCGCGCAGCGCCACGCCGAAGAGGCGATCGAGCGGCGCGTCAATGAGAAGATGGCCGAGCGCCACCAGGACTACCTCAAGGACCTCAAGCTCGAGGCGTTGCGGGAGACCGGCGGTCCGGAGACGCCCGCGTCGCAGGCCAAGCTCGAGGAGCTCGAAGCCCTGTCGGCGCGCACGCTTGCGGCCTCGGCGCTGCAGCAGCTGCGTCCCCAGTCGCTGCGCGAGATCGTCGGTCAGGAGGCTGCGGTCAAAGCCCTGCTCGCCAAAGTCAGCTCGCCGTACCCGCAGCACGTCATCCTGTACGGTCCGCCCGGCGTCGGCAAGACCACGGTCGCGCGCTTGGCGCTCGAAGTCGCAAAATCGCGACCGTACACGCCGTTTGCCAAAGACGCGCCGTTCGTCGAATCGAGCGGCACGACGCTGCGCTGGGATCCGCGTGAAACGATCAACCCGTTGCTGGGCAGCGTTCACGATCCCATCTATCAGGGCAGCCGTCGCGAGTTCGCCGATGCGGGCGTGCCCGAACCGAAGCTGGGGCTGGTGACGCGCGCGCACGGCGGCGTGCTGTTCATCGACGAAATCGGCGAGATGGACGCGTCGCTGCAGTCGCGCTTGCTCAAGGTGCTCGAAGATAAGCGCGTCAAGTTCGAGTCGTCGTATTACGACGAAAACGCGCCCAACGTCCCCGAGTACGTCAAGCGCTTGTTCCGCGAGGGTGCGCCTGCCGATTTCATTTTGATCGGCGCGACGACGCGCGAGCCCGACGACATCGATCCCGCGATCCGCTCGCGCTGTGCCGAGATCTTCTTTTCGCCGCTGACGCAGCATCAGATCGTGACCATCGTGCAGGCCGCGATTCGCAGGCTGGGCGCCAAGGTGGCGCGCGGCGTTCCGCAGCTCATCGCGTCGTATACGATCGAAGGCCGCAAGGCCGTGCAGATCGTGGCCGACGGATTCGGTCAGGCGCTCTATCGTCTTTATCCCAACAAGCGTGCCGCGGTGACGAAAAATCCCACCATCACCGAAGACGACGTGCGCGCGGTCGTGCAGACCAGCCGCCTCGTGCAGCACACGCCGGTGAAGGCCCGCGCCAAGCGCGAGATCGGCAAAACCTTCGGCTTGGGCGTGCTGCATTATCTCGGCAGCATCATCGAAATCGAGGCCGTGGCCTTTGCGGCGTCGCAGCACGGCAAAGGAACGGTGCGCTTCAACGAAACCGCCGGCACGATGGCCAAAGATTCCGTGTTCAATGCGACCAGCGTGCTGCGCGCGCACGCGGGCGTCGACATGGCCGACTACGACGTGCACGTCAACGTCGTCGGCGGCGGGAACATCGACGGGCCGTCGGCCGGACTGGCGATTTTCTTGGCGCTGTACTCCGCGGTCACCAAGACGCCGCTGCCGCAAGACGTCGCGATTACCGGCGAGCTCTCGATCCAAGGCAAGGTCCGCGGCGTCGGGGGAATCGTCGAGAAGCTGTACGCGGCGCGCCAGGCCGGAATGCGCTGCGTGATCGTTCCCAAGGAGAACGCGCGCGAGATCGACGCGTCCCTGGCCGGCCTCGAGGTCCTTCCGGTGACCGGCGTGGAGCAGGTTCTGCGCGA